The Pelmatolapia mariae isolate MD_Pm_ZW linkage group LG10_11, Pm_UMD_F_2, whole genome shotgun sequence genome includes a region encoding these proteins:
- the hspb1 gene encoding heat shock protein beta-1, with the protein MAERRIPFSLLRTPSWDPFRDWHQSSRIFDQTFGMPALPEDIAAFPSTHWPGYLRPSILAPELMTPHAPLMYPTHMMAQQAQARALSRQLSSGISEIKQTQDSWKVSLDVNHFSPEELMVKTKDGVVEISGKHEERKDEHGFVSRSFTRKYTLPPSADVEKVTSALSPEGVLTVEAPLIKPAIEHSETTIPVNVESKGGVVKK; encoded by the exons atggcTGAGAGACGTATTCCTTTCAGCTTGCTCCGCACTCCGAGCTGGGACCCATTTCGTGACTGGCACCAGAGCAGCCGTATCTTTGACCAGACCTTCGGTATGCCCGCCCTGCCCGAGGACATCGCTGCATTCCCCAGCACCCACTGGCCGGGGTACCTGAGGCCATCCATCCTGGCCCCAGAACTAATGACACCGCATGCTCCCTTGATGTATCCAACGCACATGATGGCTCAGCAGGCTCAGGCTCGGGCCCTGTCCCGCCAGCTGAGCAGCGGCATTTCCGAGATCAAGCAGACCCAAGACAGCTGGAAGGTATCGCTGGATGTGAACCACTTCTCACCTGAGGAGTTGATGGTGAAGACAAAAGATGGCGTGGTGGAAATCTCGG GTAAGCACGAGGAGAGGAAAGATGAGCATGGTTTTGTGTCCAGAAGTTTCACCAGGAAGTACAC CCTCCCCCCTTCAGCTGATGTTGAGAAGGTGACCTCTGCCCTTTCTCCTGAAGGCGTGCTGACCGTGGAGGCTCCTTTGATCAAACCGGCCATCGAGCACTCAGAAACCACAATACCCGTCAATGTCGAAAGCAAAGGCGGTGTGGTGAAGAAGTAG